taaaaaaaaataaattatgcaattgaAATTCATTTGAATCATGGAATAATTCCTCAGCGCAAACCCACCCAAAGCACGTATCAATGAGCCTCAGCGCGGTTTTCAATTACAAAATGCACGTGAAAAACAGGAAACGTGGCGCCCGTCTTCAATGTATGATGAATTGACCGATACTTTCAGTAtcacaaagcaaacacaatccATTTTGCGCGCAGCGTCCAATTGCACGCGCTCGGTCCGTTTCATACGGTGTCAGTGActaatatttgttaaaatgcTTCTGTGCTGCTTGACTGAATGCCGCCAAAGGCTCGTGCAAGAATGTATAGCGTCCCTCGGTACAAGTGCAGCATGAAAAACACGGCGGTCTTGTGGGCGCCACGCGGTTTTATTGTGGAAAATTTGCTGCAAACGGTGGCGCCATCTAGCGGCAATGAGAGcagtttgaatttttattcgaGCAGTGTTTCGAGCAGCTGTCCCGCGGCATTTTTGATGAcgataaatttaaatgaaaacgatttgtcaTCAGTTGTTCAAGCTCATAATGATTGCACTTTATTGGAAAACGTTAAAATGAGCGATTGTTCTGACCACCGTATGCAAACAATGGCAAAATGGCAACCGGATCATTAATCACCGCGTAACGTTATCGGACGGTTTAATGTCCGGCGAGCGCAAACCATTGCTCAGCCTCGTTTCGAGGTGAAGAAAAACGGCACTAACGCTATTTAAGCGCATGATGAAGCGCTTTCGTTGCTGCTTCAGCGGACGTAGAAACAAAGACTAAAAGAACACGAGTTACACCGGTTAAATATgttatattttctattttttcgaTGCGATTTTCCAGCTTCatgtaaaacacaaccaccgTTCTTTACATTACCAGTTCGTATAGTGCTATAAACTACTGCCGTTCTACgcaccatcgccaccatcatCCGGTGGGAATCAATGTACGTGGAAGGGATGAGGCGACTGTGTACGGACCGGCTGTGTTTACATGAGCCGTTCGGAAGCCAGCAGTGTGCCCCTGTTTCCATCCACTTATTGCTTCGCCTAACACGCTaaagcctgttttttttttcattataaatATAGCTCTCGATGAGTTTATTTAACATTCAGTATATACGCATCACTCGATATGGCACCATGGAACGCaaatcttttattttgcccACTGCTATCTGAAATCTAGCGAGAAACatgaacattttcaaaaaaaaaaccgagctTTGACGGCAATAAACCGGATACAGTCGAGGTTCTGACTGGTTGTACCATTGGTTGGGAAAGTTGTGTTGTGAGATGATGTGCGGTTGTGGTCTTAAAGGGTACGCTATGAGCTGGAGATGCGACGGTACGGGATAAAGAGACCGAAAAACTCGCTTCCATCCTTCTATCTTGTGACTGATATGCTAAACAGACTTGCGTATATATCGCCTACGatatattgttttgcttttgtttttgcgctgATGGACACACGATCGATAGACAATTGACGATGAGGAACTGTTCGACCTGCGCATACGGTGGCACATAAGCTCCCACAAAGCTCATCAATCGAGCGCTAAAGCATTGAAGTAACGCAACCTAAAGTAACTTTCATTTGCTAAACTTATTATATCTCTTACAACCAATACAGCAAACACTTCATTATAGTAGCCTCGCCCTGCAAGTGCAAAAACTCCGGCGTGAAGTAGCAAATCAGCTCCGTACTCTAATTTCTTCATTATCCTTTCGATAAACGATTATTCCCTCCTTTACGTACTATTATggcgatgtattttttttttaactcaagCATCTGGTTTAGGTTTATACTCCCAATTTGCTTCCTGTTTCCCATCAGTCGTTTCGATTACTGTGCCATGTATTCAACGTTTGCCTAAACGAATAAGAAGTCTTTTACCGTCTAACTCATATCCTGTTCTTCTCTCCCACGTGATGTGATGATGTCTAGCCGACTGCCTTGCAACTTCTTGTACCTACAACGGTTCCATACATACTAGTGGGCATGAGAAAGTGCTACAGAAACATATTTACAACacgattaaaataaattgtttaaaacttATGAAAAACTTCTTCCTCGAACGACGCTACTACGAACGGGACACGGAATTTTGAACGATTactaaaacaaaccgaaacggTTGTGCACGTGCTCTTTTGCTGTGCATGTATGGCTTTACTTTTTACCACCCAGGATGGCCTGAATCTGTGCGTTAGTTTTGCCTTTCGTTTCCGGTACCTTAATGAACACGTACACCGTACAGATCATCATCCACGCGCCAAAGAACCAGAAGGTCCAGTCGGACCCGAGCAGCTCCTGCATCGTACCGAAAGTCTTCGTCACCAGAAACACGAGCGTCCAGTTGAACATCACTGCCAGCGCTGAGGCGAGTCCCTTGATGTCCGGAGCACACAGCTcacccatcatcatccacgGGATGGGACCGAACCCGAGCGAGAAGCTAATGATGAACAGCACAACCGAGGCAAGCGGCAACCAGCCAATGTTCGATACGTCCACCTTGTCGTTCTGCATCTTGAAGTACACACCGAGCACGATTAAGCACGCGCCCATGATGAAGCTACTCTGCAGCAACAGTATCCGCCGGCCAGCCTTGTCGATCAGGATGGATGAAGCGAGCGTCATTACGACCTGCACGACACCGACCACAATGGAACAGACGGCCGGATCCATGGTACTGCCCGCGGATTGGAAGATTGGTGCGGTGTAGAAGATCACCGCATTAATGCCGGAAAACTGTTGGAAGAACATCAGCAGTAGGGAGATGAACAGGGCAGCACGGTTGGTCCCGTTGGTGAACAGATCAGACACCTTCGCATCACCCGAAGCAGCGTCGAGATCGGACTGGATGGTCTGTAGGGCCGACTGTGTATCAGCATTCGGTCCCCAGAACCATTTCAGTGCTACACCCGCATCGATTCGGCGACCCTGAAATGAGCGGTCGATTGGAATGTTTAACAACGCTACGCGATGGAACGCAAAATCGCCGACCGAGCATACCTTCTTGACCAAATATACTGGACTTTCCGGTACGATAAACATTGCCACAATCAGCAGCACCGGGAATATGGCGCACAGTATGCTCAGTGTAACCCAGTGCGTGTAGGAACCGACGGCGTATACGAACAGGATACCAACCGTTAGATGTAGCTGGAAGAAAGCGCCCAAAGCGCCACGAATGGACGTTTCCGCTACCTCCGAGATGAACATGGGTGCAACGACACAGGATGCACCGGTTGCAATACCTGAAAAGAGCATGAGCAGAAAGACGACGTGTTAAGGTGATGTGAAAGTATACGACGGGTTACGCCGCCATTGCTTACCAATAACCAAACGGCCAGCGTACAACATGCCGGCGCCGTTGGCAAAAATGATCAATGCCCAGCTGATGAGATATGGTAATGCTAGCGACATTGTGGTGTACTTGCGACCGATCTTTTCCGCCAAGTATCCGGCTGGCAGGGCACCGAGGAAGGCACCGACGGCAAGAAACGCTCCTACCCATGATCCTGCAACGATTACAAACCATATGAtgggtacatttttttttgtgatctGCCAATAATATTCTTTACTTCCATTAAAAGTGGCACATGGTGTCCTCACTGTACAAACAGTAAGCTTGTCCATCCATTCTTCTCGATTGCCTCTAATTACCACCTCAAGAGGCCACGCTCGACCATATGATGATATTTACAGTGCCAATCGATTGAGCACAAGTCCTTCCACAAGGGCCGTCCTTCAAATCCATTCTCCAAACTATAAACGGCCGAgcttttttatcgcttttttgCCGATATTGCAGCTGGTTGGTAGATAAATATGATTGCATAGACCCATTAGAAACGCATCATGGTCCCACCCCGCATCGATGGTAAAATGGCCGAACGGGGATGATGCGTGCGCGTGCACTACCGCCAATGAAAGTGTAATTTATCTTGCACAGACAACCGCACACCGACCGAGTACGTGTGGTGTCCATTTCCCGCCCTCCGGTGCTGTACGTGAGCAGCGAGGGGTTTTAAATGCAAATACGAACGTCTCACGTTACTCGGCCGGTGAAGTTTGAAAACCGGTTGGATTTTAGCTAGCTTAGCGTACGGAATTCCCTAAAACGATGAAACTATTTCCAAATTCCCCGATACCTGAAGGTGTGCAATAATTTCTGAATGAGAAGTGGATGATGGAACTATAAAGAAACTGTATTAAAATCACACTCAAGCCTTTATATCTTTTATAATATCATCTATCAAATGTCTCGTCTAAATGCCGCTCAACTGATCCCGCAGTCTTGAGGTGGGGTTTGTTTGGATTCTCATTACTTAACGAGAGTAGTGCAAGTGCGATAAAACAACTATTAATTTCTATTTAATTCATCCCTACTGCCCACTCCAAGGAATCCACACTCACAATTCAAGTGATTTACAGTAGTTAAGAGGCCATAAATTCCCTCAATAAACGAATATAATCCCACCAAATACCGGGCAATACCGCCCGATTGAAGAATGAACCCGACCTGGGAGCCTATTTACAGCCCCCCCGCAGTGGGTGACAAACGTCAGCCGTGTGTGATAAGACGTGGCGCTGCGCTGATAACAGCGCGCCCTTTTTCCGATGGTCGAGTACCGCATGGGGTGTCTCCTTGCCGCCCTGTTCTTACCTTCGTCGGTCGTTAGCAGAAAGCTTTCACGCTCGAGCCCACTCGTGTCGCTTTGATTGGCCGGCACGAGCTGGGCCAGTACGGGCGACGTCCAGGCCAGGGCCGTACCACCGCTGACGGCTGCCATGCAAACTGCAAATGAAGCCAAATTGTTACTCATTATCTTGTTAAGCAGGCGCAACCGAATCGGGTCCGAAAAATGGTCCCAATTGCCAGCGGCCGTACACGCGTGCGTGCCCGTTGACGGGTGCGTGCACACATCCGCACCGTCTGCGGTTACTTACTTCCGAGCGCAGCGACAAACTGGTTGCGCTTCGACGTGGAACCCTGTCCCTCCGGGATGGGATCGTACAGCATGGGGTTGGTGGCCCCGGGCGCGTTGCTGCTCATGTTTACTGCCGCTCGGTTGTCACCTCGGTCAGCTggaaggaaagagaaaggtagaagaaaacacacacatacaataaGTATTTTTGCTAAGTAAACGGCACGATCTTGTAACACAATCcatggtggaaaaattggcCCCAATGTAAGGAGTTTTCCATCCCTTACCCGGGCCCTACGGGCATCGGGTGTGCCGTTAAgtgaaaattcaatatttaaacacTCGTACGTACACGTCCCCCGGTACGGGCCACTCGATGCGTTTGCATTGGCACCATCGGACTGTGAAACGTGCTGCACGCGGCACGAACGCGCCACACTGCGCGATCACCCACCGTTTGCCCATTAATTCACGGCACggccccccacacacacacacccagctgtggatgcaggaaaaacaaacaaattgtgacACGAAGAAAGGAGGtaggagggagggagggggggaatgaaggggggggggggggggggatggagGCAACACCCGTGGTGTTGGTTCTGATCGATTCCGTCATCGATGAGCGGGTGGCCAAGGAAATTGTTTTGGCGCAGTTTCGCACGAAGCAGTAATACCTTTACCACCCGCCAATTGATGGggggttggtttgtttggtccACTGACCGGGCTATCAATCAAGTGTTGATGGATGGCATTTGCTTCAGGAGAGCGAATCGTATATAACTGCTTTAATGATAATTGATTAGAATATCACATGTACCGCTTggttgtaaaatgtaaaatgtaaaattaaactgCCTCTTCAGAGCTTTGGTACTGACGTATGGAGTAATTGCGGGAAGCTTTTGAAGTAGAACTGAAATATAtacacttcttcttcttcatcggcccaacaacctcaagaagtctagggctaccatttctggctttctttgacattatttacccgtcGCGGAatagtcctgcgtacggaggattgttctggatgggattttgactCGGTACAGGTATACAGAAATATATTCACGTATATTCTACCATTTTCAAGAATTGCAAGATGAAAGCGGTGAGCTTGCTCATCTCAGAGCTTATCGGCATGTCGGATTTAAGAATCGAGAAAGCTTTAtacaaatggaaacaattcTGAAAGGGGAGGTTAGACTCGGGCCCGTTTGTTGAGTCAAATGTTGAGGCTCAACAAACTTACTTTCTGTGGTCAGATACAACACGTTAGAGGCGGTTAACGAGCCTATTTCAGACGAGATTCGaagttttaatacattttattcaaGAATACGACGTGTCGTCTGGTACCCAATATGGCGAAcaagtgaaatacaaaaaaaatcaaattaatctGGAACAAGACTCAGAAAGATGAAATAATAACACATCTAGCTCTTTGTACGTTCCAGTTTAACTTGAAAGAAATTCAGAAGTTATTAAAACGCAGTACTGACTATCCTAACTGAGGTTATGGTTATTATAGTCAAataagtcagaaatggcagctCTAGCCCTCTTGAGGTTGCAGTGCcactaaagcaaaaaaaaaagatggccTCTAAAACCGTTACACTTTATTCAAAACTAACTGTGAATACTACGTCTATGTTGATAATTTGTAACAAATTGCCAATAATTTACTGTCAAACATTAATTCAGTCAGGGTCCAGCgtcttttaaaatttttcaaaacatacAAATGACTTCAATCTTGTACTTTCTTTACGTCGAAAAATCACCAACAGTTTGATGCATTCCATCAAACCCATCGTTACTGAACATCATTCACCATTCACCAGACCATCGAACCGTAATATGATCGCATTTCAACTCACCGTTGGGCCGTTTGGGAAACACGAAACCCACCATTTCGCCGTCACACACGGAAGACGGAGGACACATGGTGTCACACTGCAAATTGCGTGTGCTTTGCGAGAAAATGATGAGCTGCTGTACAGCGAAGCGGTTCGCAGCAATAATTCGGCCCACGAaccgaaaaaacaaatccatcagCCGCATCAATTCCCACCGTTTCCCGGTTCATCCGTGAACATTCGTGTTTCGTGTCCTTGGTGTGACCTTCGCCATCCCCCTGAGGTGCACACAGAGATTTTCCCGCAGTTGACTGAGGGAAAATTCGACCATCCTCGTGTTTCGTTGTGGCGGCTTTCTATCACCCACCAAAcaatacacactcacaccacaGACGGTGTGGTGAGTCCAAAATGCAGACCAATCCACTACGACCGGTTCCGTAGCACCACAATCGGTTTTCGTGCGGCGTGTTTCGCTTTCCTTTCAGCACTGTTTATCAGCAAGTGgattgtaattattattaatttaatgatgATGGGCTGTTGATGGAAAGATGGGACCTTTCGACGCCAAAACGGTAGCAGTGCAAATGGCGACACTGGTGGGTGCCCTTGAGCGAAACGCGCCAGCAGTGTGACATTTACATCGCCGACAAATAATGCATTTTAGTTGATAAGAATGCATTCGATGTGTGGCCGGGTGTAGCTCTGAGGTGCTTAAGATTATTGCAAGTCAAGGGGCAACGGATGATTGGAGTTGTTTATGGTTTATTCGTCCAACTTTGTTGCTTC
This region of Anopheles marshallii chromosome 2, idAnoMarsDA_429_01, whole genome shotgun sequence genomic DNA includes:
- the LOC128709683 gene encoding facilitated trehalose transporter Tret1 produces the protein MSSNAPGATNPMLYDPIPEGQGSTSKRNQFVAALGICMAAVSGGTALAWTSPVLAQLVPANQSDTSGLERESFLLTTDEGSWVGAFLAVGAFLGALPAGYLAEKIGRKYTTMSLALPYLISWALIIFANGAGMLYAGRLVIGIATGASCVVAPMFISEVAETSIRGALGAFFQLHLTVGILFVYAVGSYTHWVTLSILCAIFPVLLIVAMFIVPESPVYLVKKGRRIDAGVALKWFWGPNADTQSALQTIQSDLDAASGDAKVSDLFTNGTNRAALFISLLLMFFQQFSGINAVIFYTAPIFQSAGSTMDPAVCSIVVGVVQVVMTLASSILIDKAGRRILLLQSSFIMGACLIVLGVYFKMQNDKVDVSNIGWLPLASVVLFIISFSLGFGPIPWMMMGELCAPDIKGLASALAVMFNWTLVFLVTKTFGTMQELLGSDWTFWFFGAWMMICTVYVFIKVPETKGKTNAQIQAILGGKK